In the Populus trichocarpa isolate Nisqually-1 chromosome 8, P.trichocarpa_v4.1, whole genome shotgun sequence genome, CAAGACGGGTTCTTAAATGAGTCTCTAACTAACTTCATATAGCACATTAATTATCCCCTGTTACTATAAATATTTGtcattatatgtatataaaataacaacCTGGTTAAAAACTTAAATGTCAGGCCAAAATTCCAGGTTTAAAGAATTAATGTTAAGCAACTATAGGTTATCTGTAGATCTATGATgtggtaataattttttgtttccatgaATAATGTCCATGCAATAATTTATCTCgacaatgttttattttatttcatctataTTAATCTGATCGAGCCGGTCCACTGTAAAAGTAAAGCTTTCCAATAATATTATGCTCTATATACAAAActccaaattttatttaaaagtaacaAGAGCGTAGCCAATTTAATTTCCCTGACAAGTAATCATGCACATTTCTTGTCTCTATATAAAGAACCACATGATTCTGCCTTGCTGCATCAACTAAGTGCCCGAACGAAACACTCCTGAATTCAATTTTTGGCATCACGAATCTGGTGAAATGGTGAGGATAGATATTGAGATTGTTTCAAGAGAAATCATCAAACCATCTTCACCAATAGTTCAGCATAAAAAACCCTACAAACTATCCCTTTTAGACCAGCTTACTCCCGCAACTTACTCCTCCATTATTTTCTTCTATCCAAATATGAACGATGTCAATTCCAATAGTATCACAAAAACCAGAACTGATCACTTAAAGAAATCTCTCTCAGAGACTCTTAATATCTACTACCCTTTATCTGGAAGGGTAAAGGATAACCTTTTCATTGATTCTTTCAATGAAGGAGTTCCATCCATTGAAGCCCAAGTTAATTGTTGCCTGTTCGATTTCCTTAAACACTTTGAGATTGAGTCGTTGAACCATTTCCTTCCCTTCCAACCCTATTCCAAGGAAGACATGAATGCACCTTTGATGTCAATACAAGTTAGCAGGTTTACTTGTGGAGGAATGGCAGTGGGCTTTTCTGCTTCACACAAGCTCGTGGACGGAGCAACATTTAAGGCTTTCCTTACAGCTTTGACTTTTATATCCCGAGGTGATTGCAATGATGTTAAACAACCTGATTTCGAACAGGCATCGCTCCGATCCTTTTTCCACCCAGAAATTCACTTCCACAAAACCATTTATCACTAATGGAAACCTTGTGGTTCACGGAAGGAAATTACATTACAAGAAGGTTGGTCTTTAATCCAAAAGCGATAGCCATGTTAAGGGCCAAGGCCAAAGCTGGCAGGCCTGATGCTAAGCCAACTAGAATTCAAACGTTGACGTGTTTCATTTGGAAATGTTGTTTGGCCGCTTCAAAGGCCATATCAGGTTCACCAAAACCATCCATTTTGGTTGAAGCGGTCGATCTGCGGTCGCGAACAAAGCCGCCCATCTCTGACACTTCCACTGGGAATGTCTTTTGGTGGGCAACTGCACTTGTTAACCCCATGGGCACAAAAACAGAGTTGCCTGAATTGGTTAACATATTGAATGAAGCCACTGCACTCTATGATAGTGATTACACACAAACCCTTCAAGGTGGAGAAGGGTTTAAAACCATGTCTGAATACTGTAACCAGCTAGAGGAGTTATTTTCTCTTGAAAAGCCAGATATATTTGCAATTACTAGCTGGTGTCATTCTGGTTTCACAAAGACCAACTTTGGATGGGGAGAGCCCATCTGGGCTGGTCACATGGGAAAGGCCGGCTCTGCTTTCAAAAATCTCACCATGTTCATTGAAACCAAAGATGGTAAAGGCATTGAGGCATGGGTCACCTTAGATGAGGAAAGAATGACCATCCTGGAACGTGATCCTGAGTTCCTGGCTTTTGCATCTCCAAATCCCAAGATTTCTCCCCTCAATATCATCTCTGTGTTATAATGATAATTATCAAGATCAGTTGCTTGGTTGGCTAGAAATTAAAGAATGTTAAGTCCtactacattaattaattatcagcAACACTGACATGTTAAGTTAAATTTGatgcttgaaaataaaatcgTGTTGTatgctattattaaaaattgacGTTGAGAATTCGATTATATTTCTCAaccaagctatttttttttttttacaatataaaagcACCCCCTGTTTTTTCTGATTTATATCAATCAACAGCCTCCATTGCCACTAGAGAAAATTAaagtagagaaaaataaaatctctaatAAATAAGCTTCTATTGACACTGAGTGGGACTAGCTCTACGTACGTCACTAGATTCTAAGTCAGGACATGGTTACGCTGGCATGCACCATGCATTTACTTCTGATTTCTGCTTATAGGAACTCGAAGTTGAAGCACTAGGCCTTCCTATTTTCGTCATTTGTGAGCTAGATTTACTGGTTTCCTCCCACGGGAAATTGTATTTTCATGTCAGGCACAGGTGTACAGAATGGGTAATTTAGCATTAATATTTACGGTTGCGATCTTAAATGGATTGCCACCTAACCAGCCATCGATACCCCgtattatctttttcttataatttcttatttttcttactgTTCTATCGATATTTTTAACCGAATATTCAATGGGGAATTCAATCATTTTTGGTGATCACGTTTTAAATCTAAACCTCAAATCCCAGCTATTAAATCCGGTTGACTCATTTTTTAACCCGGGCTagctgttgaaaaaaaaacacatgaaattaatttggtttaatCTAGTGAATTAATTAGTCATcgatcatttaattaaatctcaatttgatttttaatttttttaaaataatatttatccgAGTTGACATTGTTTTTATGCTATCAATTATATAAACATCTGGTTTTTAGTACTaagtaatcaaattaattaatctgtAGGTGATATGGTATTCtcatactaatttaaataaattgagattaaattcAGGTTTTGATACAGTAAAAAACGGATTATCCACACAGAATTAATGGATCCATAGGAAAATAGTTATCATAGCTTAGTCTTGGAGTTTAACCggtcaaatttaaatttgatgatCCTACCCCGATTTAAGAACTCACAAAACGGTTAAGTGAAAATCCAAATTTAGGTTTTCGTATCATTTAAAAGCTATTTTACAAGAgacttatttaatttgaaaaattacttATTGGGTGATAATTGAACTTTAAGTTCTGGGTtagttgactaaaaaaaatgcCCACCACCAATTATTCATTAAGTCATtcgaataaaaaaacttaggcTATAATTGGTTAGaaagatttatgtttttatatattttataaatattaattatctcATATTATTCATTAAGTCCCGATATTTTCTACATTTCTCAATTGGATGATTTTGTCaattaagtttaatatattttaatttaatatatgcaTATCTAATGCAAAAAAACGACatagttttaaagaaaatttaatggAAAAGCTAATGaatatcaacatttttttaCCTAATGTAAATATTTCATGaactaaaataacatcaattttaaaaaaattaatttaacaaaatgtCGATGGAtgagtattaatataaaaacttgattaagttttttattaaatatatatctacgaataaattgataatatttaattgttttgagaATCAATTAAGAATTAAGAATGAATATATAAgttaggaataaattaaaattgagggTTGTACAAGACTTGTCTACCAATAAAACATTGGGTTGGCCTTGCtcatttccatgattttttagattcaaatattagaaatactcaaaagaatttattaCAGTCCTTTAAAAGCACCATGTCGATagtatgaaagaaagaaaatttagtCTCAATTGAAGAGCAATaaccatttaatatttttagcttttagTTAATGTTAAACTtaggaaaaatattagaattaaattctttattaattctaaaaataccCTTGAGTATTTGAACatataatagaaaaattactcaaaatattttgagaaataaaagaatttaaaaattactgCTCAACCATTAAaatgttaagaaataaaaatttgattcaaaaaataataattaaaatcaaatttttgcaTAACTCAAGAGTATATTTGGAATGACATGTACAATTAtacaaaatctaaataaaaaaccttgacaggaaaaattaattaaaagatatatttaaaaaattgattataattatataaagacGATAAAAAACGCAAGGATAAACTGAAAACTTgctcaattatatataaaaagatttagTCATTGACATTATGAAATGAAGAATATGCTTTAAGTTTTAGTGATATAATATTTATCTTgtttaaattacaaaagaattaTACACAATAAATATACATTAATTATcagtaatttttgtttgttagcttaatatatatatataaccagaTTCTCTAATTAACAAATACAATACAAATAGAAATTTTTACTTAAAACGATATGTACTGAAACATTATATAAATCATTATTTGCGACTCGAAGCAAAAGTCTACCTCCTCTATATAACGAAACAATGCTTCTACCTCAATCAATAAGCACTCAAACACAGATAAATTTTTGCACAGCAAGAGTCTTGTGAAAATGGCGAAGATAGAAGTTCACATCATTTCAAAAGAACTCATCAAACCATCTTCCCCAGCAATTCAGCAGAAAAAACCCTACGAACTCACCCTTTTTGATCAGCTCACTCCCACAACTTATTCCCCAGCTATCTTCTTCTACCCCATGAACGATGTCAATTTCAACAATATTACTGCCAAAACCAGAATTGATAGCTTAAAGAAATCTCTCTCAGAGACCCTTAACCTCTACTACCCCTTTTCTGGAAGGGTTAAAGATAATCTCTTCATTGATTGTTTCAGTGAAGGGGTCCCATTCCTTGAAGCCCAAGTTAATTGTCGCTTGTCTGATTACCTTAAACACAATGAAATTGAGTCACTGAACCTTTTCCTTCCATGCCACCCCTTTGCAAAGGAAAACATGAGTGCACCTATATCAGCTTTTCAAGTGAGCATATTTGCATGTGGAGGAATATCACTTGGCTGGTCTGCTTCACATAAGCTCGTTGATGGGGGAACAGCCAAGGCTTTCCTTTCAGCTTGGGCATCTAAATCTCGAGGAGAACATACTGAGGCTATACAGCCTGATTTCAGTAAGGCGTCACTCTTTTTTCCACCAAGAAATCCACTTCCACGGAACCATATATCACTAATGGAAACCTTGTGGTTCACGGAAGCAAATTACATTACAAGAAGGTTTGTCTTTGATCCCAAAGCGATAGCAATGTTAAGGGCTAAGGCCAAAGCTGGCAAGCCGGACACCAAGCCATCAAGAACGGAGACATTGTCATGTTTCATTTGGAAATGCTGTATGGCTGCTTCAAAGGCAATATCAGATTCACCAAAGCCATCCATTATGGTCGAAGCAGTGAATCTCCGGTCGCGTACGAAGCCACCCATGTCCGAAGCTTCCATTGGGAATATCTTTTGGTGGGCAACTGCTGTTGCAAACCCCACAGACACAAACACAGAACTGCATGAATTGGTAAACCAGTTGAATGAAGCTATTGCACTGTATGATAGTGATTATACACGAACTATGCAAGGTGAAGAAGGGTTTGAAACCATGTCTGATTACTGCAGCCAGCTAGAAGGGTTATTCTCTCTTGAAAAGCCAGATATATTTGCTTTTACTTGTTGGTGTTATCTTGGTTTAACCAAGGCAAACTTTGGATGGGGAGAGCCCTTGTGGGTTGGTCTCATGGGCAAAGTTGGCCCTGCATTCAGAAATCTCACTGTACTTGTCGAAACCAAAGATGGTAACGGGATTGAGGCATGGGTCACGTTAGATGAGGAACGAATGGCTGTACTGGAACGTGATCCTGAATTTTTGGCATTTGCTTCTCCAAATCCTAAGTTTTCAAGCCTTTgatgtttttcctttcaaatcctACCATTGGAGGTCCTGgggtaaaataattatcttgTTTAGTTTGCTAGCTTGGAGTTAGACAAATTTACGACTCTCTAGAATAAGCTCGACGACTATATATCCATTCATGTTGCTGGTTTCCTCCCTCATCCCTTTCTGGTAATTTGTAAGAGACAATGCCTCTTTCCCCAGCTATTTGAACATGGCAGACTAGATCTAATGTTATGTAAGTCTTTTAAGTAAGCTTAATTACGTTGTCTACCGTTTTAATTTGAAACATTTGTGTCATTTGTATGAAAATGAAATCATTCAAGCACTGCCTAACAAGCTAGTTTAAGAAACCTCCCATATTTCAGCTCCAACACTCGAGCCAGTTATAACGTTTGtacattcaaagaaaaattaaccttACAATATTAGATACAACTACTTTAAGTTACTAATGGCACCATCTACTTCTCGATGTGGATCCTTCAACTAATAAACATTGTtgtacattattattttaatggaattagaaggtaattaattatttaacaatttCTATATCAAAGCATCTGGTGCACACAGTAGCTAGCTACTTGTAGAGTTATCATACCAAATGAGCAAGGACCAAATCCTCAGGATTGTAAGAGAGTTCGTGCttagaaaaaatgaaaactatGGAAGAGATTAATTATAAAAGTGAGAAGTGGTTCACATTTTACTTAGAGCAAGACTTGTTGCTATCTCCAGAATATTAACTAGCAGAAGGAATTTAAGAATCCAGTAGCCAGAGAAGATTTTATGAGGCTTAAATAATGAGAGCCTGTCCTTGTCTCTCATCCTTGACAGATAGCTGGCGAGTGTAGCACCAATGCATTTTTGCCAGGGCTACGGTTGTcagaaatcatgaagaaaacAAGGAATCAATGACGTAATTTTCCTACCCGAAAAAAAGGGTATCTATACATacaatttcttaaaattgaattgtaatttttcataCAACCGGGCCCGAAATCTCACCAAATATATAGAATCATTCTACCTCACGAGTGATGAGGTTTCTAAAAACCTCCTTTAAAAATGGTTTCCGGAAGGCTGTCATGGGTTGGAAGATGTGAAATGCTAGACGAGGATAACTGGGATacctataaaacaaattttctaaAAAGGTTGAGGGTCATAATTCGATGAGAGATTGAAACTTTATTATAATGATTGTACGTATACATCCGCGCTGTTCAGTAAAAGAGAATGTGTATATATAGCTTTGAACTCACGTAAACATGTACATGCAGAGTATAAGATGATCAAATTATTTGTGGGTTCCACGGTGTTGTTGATGAGTTTCAGACTATTCTTTAGAAGACACACATGACCAAGAAATGTATTCTCTGAGTAAACTAGGGTTTGATTATGATATTTTAGTGCATTCAGGCATAGCACAGCTTGCTTGCTTTGGGTCCTTATCCCATGTAGTTAGATTCATGGAATCTCAACGAAACTCCCACCGGGAGATGCTTGTAACGTTGAACTTTAAAATCATCTCCAATCCAACATCAGGGCTTGCTAGACCATTCAACAACTCACGTTTTCTAGGTTCAGTTTTGGAGGAGAGAtgagttttttattaaagtgttttttattttaaaattattaaaataatatttttttattgtttttaaaattatttttaatattagtatattaaaataatataaaaatatcaaaaaaaattattttaaaaataaattatttttttcaaaaatatttttaaaacacgatGATAAACACACTCTGTTAACAGTGGTTCTGATGATGGTGAGATTGCAGTTGGAGGTTGCTGCTCAGCGACGTTGAGAATTCTCTAGGTCTCATAGAATAATTTCAAGAATAAGAAACTGTCTGTAATACTGTATCAATTATTATCAGTCAAGAATTAATATCAATTgtttaaatctttatatatgtaaataagTGAGTTGAATGGTACtgtattatttacttttttattatttttcaattaaacaactcttcaataaaattatgagatcatattatataatttataatataaacaaaataataacaaagtAGAGGTAATGTCGTTGATCCAGTGTTAATTAGGTATGTATACAGCAAATAATGCTTCTTAAATGATCGCCagaagtttttttgtttttttaatattctctttcttcttgttgttgtttttttagccaGAAGTTTTTCCTGCCATGATTAGAGCACCCAAAAACATACTCTACGATAGTACCGCGTGCATGTATCGGAATGACATACATAACATCATGGGCCTTTGCAACTACAGTACCACGTGCATGTATCGGAATGACTTCCATAACATCATGGGCCTTTGCTTCCTGTCAGCTATAAAGATATGGTCCATTTAGTCTTGTTCgatgattaattatttgatatgttttttttaaatggaattatcggataggttttttttattaaaaacaaatctttaaaCAGTTCATTTACCgcgttcattaaaaaaaaaaattcctgacTTTTCTTAATTCGAGAAGCAGAAAATTTCCcaagttaatattaaattattttccttaATTTAGCTCACGTAATATTCTTCTGcttcttatttatttcttttcctagTAGGTTACTTGTAGTTTGTCAGAAATTATTGAAGCCCCGCAAATTGAATCTTTAAATCAGTTCCTTCCATGCCCACCTCTCGCCAAAGAATCAcaagatttgattttccagcTGAGCGTATTTTCTTGTGGTGGATAATTAGCACTTGGTCGGTGCATGTCCCACAAGCTTGGTGATGGAGGAACTGCTTCCACCCTCTTCAGTGCATGGTCTGCCATCAGCCAGGAGGGGTCTTCCTCTTGTGATTTTGAAGCACTGCTTCCTAACCTCGCAAAGGCATCTTTAGTGTTTCCACCAAGAAATGATGTGCC is a window encoding:
- the LOC18101362 gene encoding LOW QUALITY PROTEIN: stemmadenine O-acetyltransferase (The sequence of the model RefSeq protein was modified relative to this genomic sequence to represent the inferred CDS: deleted 2 bases in 1 codon), translating into MVRIDIEIVSREIIKPSSPIVQHKKPYKLSLLDQLTPATYSSIIFFYPNMNDVNSNSITKTRTDHLKKSLSETLNIYYPLSGRVKDNLFIDSFNEGVPSIEAQVNCCLFDFLKHFEIESLNHFLPFQPYSKEDMNAPLMSIQVSRFTCGGMAVGFSASHKLVDGATFKAFLTALTFISRGDCNDVKQPDFEQASPILFPPRNSLPQNHLSLMETLWFTEGNYITRRLVFNPKAIAMLRAKAKAGRPDAKPTRIQTLTCFIWKCCLAASKAISGSPKPSILVEAVDLRSRTKPPISDTSTGNVFWWATALVNPMGTKTELPELVNILNEATALYDSDYTQTLQGGEGFKTMSEYCNQLEELFSLEKPDIFAITSWCHSGFTKTNFGWGEPIWAGHMGKAGSAFKNLTMFIETKDGKGIEAWVTLDEERMTILERDPEFLAFASPNPKISPLNIISVL
- the LOC7479864 gene encoding stemmadenine O-acetyltransferase-like, giving the protein MAKIEVHIISKELIKPSSPAIQQKKPYELTLFDQLTPTTYSPAIFFYPMNDVNFNNITAKTRIDSLKKSLSETLNLYYPFSGRVKDNLFIDCFSEGVPFLEAQVNCRLSDYLKHNEIESLNLFLPCHPFAKENMSAPISAFQVSIFACGGISLGWSASHKLVDGGTAKAFLSAWASKSRGEHTEAIQPDFSKASLFFPPRNPLPRNHISLMETLWFTEANYITRRFVFDPKAIAMLRAKAKAGKPDTKPSRTETLSCFIWKCCMAASKAISDSPKPSIMVEAVNLRSRTKPPMSEASIGNIFWWATAVANPTDTNTELHELVNQLNEAIALYDSDYTRTMQGEEGFETMSDYCSQLEGLFSLEKPDIFAFTCWCYLGLTKANFGWGEPLWVGLMGKVGPAFRNLTVLVETKDGNGIEAWVTLDEERMAVLERDPEFLAFASPNPKFSSL